TCGCAGCTCACTCACGGCACCGTCTCCCTAGAAATGCGCGTCACACGCCCATGCCACTGTACGGCGGCCCGCCGGAAGCGAACCGCCCGGGCCGGGGCGGGGCGAGGGCGGGGCGGGAGAGGCCCGGACAGGACGGGCACGGCACCGGGGCTCGGACCGGGGGAGGCGCGGCCGGGGCCGGGGCCGGGGCCGGGTGGGGGTTCGGGGGAGTTTGCGACGTCACTACCGGAATCGATCCTCACACGATCGGATGAATGTGGGGCGAAGGCGGCGGTATCCCCTCCCGGGAAAGTTAAATTCGCGCCGTTCCAAGGGGGCTGACCCCAGCCCGGAAGGCAGGAGACCGCACAGCTGATGACGGATCGACCCCCGCAGCGCAACCCCAACCGCCAGCTCGCCGCCCTGATCGCGGAAGCAGGGTTCTCCAACGCAGGTCTTGCCAGACGGGTGGATCAGCTCGGTCTCGAACACGGCCTCGACCTCCGCTACGACAAGACCTCCGTCACGCGCTGGCTGCGCGGCCAGCAGCCGCGCGGCACCACGCCCGCGCTGATCGCCGAGGTGTTCACCCGGCGCCTCGGGCGGCGGCTGTCCGCCCAGGACCTCGGCCTCGACGCGTGCGCGCCCGTGTACGCGGGCCTGGAGTTCGCCGCCACGCCCGAGGAGGCCGTGGACATCGTCAGCGGGCTGTGGCGCAAGGACTCCGGCAGCCACACCGAACTGCGCAAGATCGCGTTCACCCCGGCGGGGCTGGTCGTCCCGAGCCGCGACTGGCTGATCGGCCGCGCGGACGAGCACGTCGGGCGGGGCGAGCAGCCGGACGGCACCGCTCCCGGTGCGGGCGGCGGCCCCCCGGCGGGGCGTGTCCCCGCGCAGGGCCGCCCCCTCGGCCGCGGCGGCCCCGGTACGGCTCCGGGACAGGGCCCGTCCGGCACGGCCCCCGGGTACGGCGGGCAGGGCGGGCACGGTGGCTCCGGTACGGCAGCGTCGCTCGGCGCGGGCGGGGCGCGTACCGGCCAGGGCGTGCCCGGCCCCGGCGTCCCGGGCCCCGGCCGCGCGGGCGGGCCGCCGCGGGGCGCCCCCGTCCGTCCCGGAGGCCCGGCGGGAGCGGCCGGACCGGCGGCGGGCCGCACCGTCCCCGCGGCCAGGACCGGCGGCCTGCCCGGCCCGGTCCCGGGCGGCGCGCCCGAACCGGCCGACGCCCTCCACGCCGTACCCCGGCAGCGGGGAACCGAGGGCGGGTCCGGGCAGCGGGTGACCGCCGGGGACATCGCCGCGCTCCGCTCGGTCGGCGAACTGTTCCGGACGCTGGACCACGCGTACGGCGGCGGCCACGCCCGGCAGGCCCTCGTCCGGTACCTGGAGCACGAGGCCGAGCCCATGCTGCGCGGCAGCTACGGCGAGACGACCGGGCGGCGGCTGTTCGGCGCGGCGGCGGACCTGACGCGGCTGGCCGGCTGGACCTCGTACGACATCGCCGCGCACGGACTGGCACAGCGGTACTTCGTGCAGGCGCTGCGGCTGTCGCAGGCGGCGGGCGACCGGGCGTACGGCTCGTACGTCCTCGTCACGATGAGCCGCCAGGCCGTGTACCTGGGCCACGGGCGGGAGGCCGTGCAGCTGGCGCGCGTCGCCCAGCAGGGCGTCGGCTCGGCGGCGCCGCCGGTCGTCCAGTCGATGCTGCACGCGGTGGAGGCGCGCGGGCACGCGGTGCTGGGCGAGGCGCGGGCCTGCACGTCGTCGCTGGTACGGGCCGAACGGGCGCTGGAGGGCGCCCGGCCGGGCGAGGAGGTGCCGCACTGGGCGCGGACGTTCGACGAGGCGCACCTGGCGGACGAGACGGCCCACTGCCACCGGGACCTCCAGCAGTACCGGGCCGCCGTGCAGCACGCGGAGCGGGCGCTCCAGCTGTACCCGGCGGGGTACGCCCGCAGCCGTACGTTCTGCCGCGTCGTCCTGGCCACGGCGCGGCTGGCGCTGGGCGAGCTGGAGCAGGCGTGCGTGCTGGGCGCGGAGGCGGCGCGGCAGGCGGCCGACATGCGGTCGGCGCGGGCGGTGGAGTACGTGCGGGACTTCGAGCGTCGGCTGGAGCCGCACCGGGACGCCGCGCCGGTGCGGGCCTACCGGGAGCGGGCCGCCGCACTGGGCTGAACCTCGCGCCCCCTGACGGGCCCCGCAGGGCCGTGCGGGGCCCGTCAGGGGGGCCCGCACGGCCCTGCGGGGCACGCGCCCGGTCCCGCCCGAGGGGGCACCCGCCCGGAAGGCGGCCGGCACGGCCCTGCGGGGCTATGCCGCTCGGGTCTGCTCCGTGGACGAGTTCGCCGGGGGGACGTCCAGGTCCTTGAGGATCGCCTGCGCCGCCCGCTGACCCGAGTGCAGCGCGCCCTGCGGCGAGCTCACGTCGCGGTGGTCGCCGCACACGTACAGCCCCGCCAGCAGCCGCACGGGGCGGCGCAGGTCGTGCGGGGCGGGCATCGCCGGTACCGCCTCCGGGTCGTGCCGTACCGCCAGCAGCTCCCAGTCGCCCGTCCCCGTGCCGTACAGCGCCGCCAGGTGCCGCCGTACCCGCGCGTCCAGGTCGTCCGGGGGCGTGCCCAGCACCGTGGACGTGACCAGCACCCGGCCGTGCGGCGCCCGCGTCGGGTCCACCTCGCTCATCACCGCCGTGTGCGACACCGGGCCGGACCGGTCCGCGTCCAGCACCAGCGCCGGGGCCGCCAGCGGCGTCGCGGGCGCCGTGTGGTGGAGCACCGTCACCGGGTGGAAGGACGGCACCCGCAGCCCCGGCAGCAGTTCCGCCGCCGCCCGCGCGCCCGTCGCCACGACCAGCGACCGGCAGGTGATCTCGCCGTGCTCCGCCGTGACCACCCGGCTGATCGACGCGTCCTTGACCCGCACCCCCGTGCGGACCGTCCCGGCCGGGAGCGCCGACGCCATCCGCTCCGGCAGCCGCGCCGCCCCGCCCGCCGGGACGCACAGCCGCCCCCGCGCGAACCCGCGCAGCGCCAGGTCGGCGCAGCGGCTGGACGTCGTCAGGTCCGGGTCGCTGAGCAGGGCGCTCAGCAGCGGCCGCAGAAACGTCGTGACCGTCCTGGGCGGCAGCCCCCGCGCCGCGAGGGCCTCAGCGGCGGCGCGTTCGCGGCGGGCCAGCAGCCGCTCCGTGGGCGTTCCGGCGAGCCGGGCCAGCGAGGCGCCGATGCGCGCCTGGTCCAGCGGGCGCGGGCCGCTCGCCAGGGCCCGCGCGCGGGTCAGCGCCGAGCGGGGTCCGCCGCGCACCTCGCCGGTCCGGTGCAGCCGTCCCGAGCTGTGCACCAGGACGCCCGGCTGGAAGCGGCGCAGGGCGCCCACGTCCACGCCGGCGACGCGGTGCAGCTCCGGGTGCGCCATGGTGAGCAGAGGCCCGACCCGGTCGAGGCTGAACCCGTCCACGTGGTCGGTGGCCATCCGCCCGCCGACCTGTGGTGCGGACTCCAGGACCCGTACGGCCAGTCCGGCACTGGTCAGGTGGTGAGCCGCGGCCAGCCCCGCGAGCCCGGCCCCGACGATGACGACGTCCGCGTGATCTGCGGTACTGAGCACGTGACCCTCCCCGGGTGACGGTTCGGTGCGTGGGTGGCTCATGCCCTGGACGGGCCGCCGGAATGCCCGAGTACGGGCCCCGGCGGCCCGGGCGGCACCAGAGCGTAGGCCGGGACGCGGGCGCCGGGGAGTCGCGCGTACGGGGGGTCACCGAAGCACGGAGGTCGCACACGCGTGCTGTTCCGGCCGCCCCCGTCGCACATGCGGGGGAGGGGGGCGGGGAGGAGGCGCGGGCGTCTGTGGGCAAGCTCATGGACCTCCGCCCGTACCGCCCGGGCACTCGGAGGGGACGCGCGACCCCGAGCCCCCCGTCCCGGCTACGCCGCCGCTCTGATCGCCGCGTCCACCGTCGGGAAGGCGAAGCGGAAGCCGGAGTCCAGGAGACGGCGCGGCAGGACCCGCTGGCTGCCCAGGACGTCGTGGGCGAAGTCGCCGAGGGCCAGGCGCAGGGCCGGGGCCGGGACGTGGAGGACGGCCGGGCGGCGCAGGACGCGGCCCATCGCGGCCGTCACCTCCCGGTTGGTGACCGGTTCCGGCGCGGTCAGGTTGAACGGGCCCGACAGGTCCGGGGTGTCCAGCAGGTGCCGCAGCGCGGCCACCTCGTCGTGCAGGGCGATGAAGCTCCAGTACTGCCCGCCGTGCCCAAGCCGCCCGCCGAGACCGGCGCGGAACAGCGGGAACAGCCGCCCCCACGCCCCGCCCCGCGCGGCCACCACCAGGCCCGTACGGGCGTACGCGACGCGGACACCGGCCTCCTCGGCCGCCGCGGCGGCCTCCTCCCACTCCACGCACACCGACGGCAGAAACCCGTCGCCGGCCGGGGCCGACTCGTCGACCGCGCGGGTGCCCGTGTCGCCGTAGTAGCCGAGCGCCGTCCCGCACACCAGCACCTCCGGCGGCGCGTCCAGCGACGCCACCGCCTCCGCGACGGCGGCCGTGCCCAGGACGCGGCTGTCGCGGATCTCCCGCTTGTACGCCTCCGTCCAGCGCCGGTCGCCCACCCCGGCGCCCGCCAGGTGCACCACCGCGTCGCAGCCCGCGAGGCCGGCCACGTCCACGTACTGCCGCTTCGGGTCCCACTCCACCTCGTGCGCGCCGCGCGCCGGCCGCCGCACCAGCGTGACGACCTCGTGCCCGTCCGCCCGCAGCGAGCGCGCCAGCGCGGAGCCGATCAGACCGCTCGCGCCGGTGACGGCGACCCTGCGGCGGGGGGAGGCGGAGGGGGAGGGTGACGGGGACCTCGGGGAAAGAGACATGACCACATCCTGCCCCCGTGGCACAGTGGCGGCCATGATCCCCTCCGCGATACGCCCCGCGCGGCCCGGTGACGCCGAAGCGCTCAGCCTGCTCGACCACACGACCTGGTCCACGCTGCACGCCGTGGCGCCGCGCCCGGAGCCGCCGTTCGACCCGTTCTTCGACGCCGACCACCACCCGGAGGACTACCTCGTCGCGGACCTCGGCGAAGGACCCGTGGGCTACATCCGCCTCGGCTTCCCCACCCGCCTCGCCTGCAACCGCCATGTGCGGCAGATACAGGGCCTGGTCGTCGCCGAATCCGTACGGGGCCGGGGCATCGCCCGCGCCCTGCTGCGCGCCGCCTGCGACGAGGCCCGCCGCCGGGGCGCCACCCGGATCACCCTGCGGGTCCTCGGGCACAACACGCCCGCGCGCGCCCTGTACGCGTCGGAGGGATTCGCCGTCGAGGGCGTCCTGCCGGGGGAGTTCCTGCTCGACGGGGCGTACGTGGACGACGTGTTCATGGGCCGGTCGCTCAACGCCTGACGGTGCGGCGGACGTGGTCCGCCGCACCGTCGGGCGCGCGCTCAGGCCGGCAGCGGCCCGTGGAGTCCGGAAAACGCTCCGGCAGGCCTCCCGGAGGTCTCCGGAAGGGTCCGGACGGGCTCAGGAAGGGTCAGAACTTGCCGTAGCGGCCCGTCAGGTCGGCCTCGGCGCAGGCGATCGAGCCGATCAGGCACGAGGCGCTGGCGTACTTGCGGGTGTAGACGTTGGTGACCTTGCCGCCGTCGTAGATGTAGATGTGGTGGTTGGGCATCAGGCGGTGCTTGCCGGAGCGGATGGTGTAGTTGCCGCTCTTGGTCAGGTTCATGGTGAGGGCGC
This genomic window from Streptomyces thermolilacinus SPC6 contains:
- a CDS encoding NAD(P)/FAD-dependent oxidoreductase, giving the protein MLSTADHADVVIVGAGLAGLAAAHHLTSAGLAVRVLESAPQVGGRMATDHVDGFSLDRVGPLLTMAHPELHRVAGVDVGALRRFQPGVLVHSSGRLHRTGEVRGGPRSALTRARALASGPRPLDQARIGASLARLAGTPTERLLARRERAAAEALAARGLPPRTVTTFLRPLLSALLSDPDLTTSSRCADLALRGFARGRLCVPAGGAARLPERMASALPAGTVRTGVRVKDASISRVVTAEHGEITCRSLVVATGARAAAELLPGLRVPSFHPVTVLHHTAPATPLAAPALVLDADRSGPVSHTAVMSEVDPTRAPHGRVLVTSTVLGTPPDDLDARVRRHLAALYGTGTGDWELLAVRHDPEAVPAMPAPHDLRRPVRLLAGLYVCGDHRDVSSPQGALHSGQRAAQAILKDLDVPPANSSTEQTRAA
- a CDS encoding TIGR01777 family oxidoreductase, with product MSLSPRSPSPSPSASPRRRVAVTGASGLIGSALARSLRADGHEVVTLVRRPARGAHEVEWDPKRQYVDVAGLAGCDAVVHLAGAGVGDRRWTEAYKREIRDSRVLGTAAVAEAVASLDAPPEVLVCGTALGYYGDTGTRAVDESAPAGDGFLPSVCVEWEEAAAAAEEAGVRVAYARTGLVVAARGGAWGRLFPLFRAGLGGRLGHGGQYWSFIALHDEVAALRHLLDTPDLSGPFNLTAPEPVTNREVTAAMGRVLRRPAVLHVPAPALRLALGDFAHDVLGSQRVLPRRLLDSGFRFAFPTVDAAIRAAA
- a CDS encoding GNAT family N-acetyltransferase; the encoded protein is MIPSAIRPARPGDAEALSLLDHTTWSTLHAVAPRPEPPFDPFFDADHHPEDYLVADLGEGPVGYIRLGFPTRLACNRHVRQIQGLVVAESVRGRGIARALLRAACDEARRRGATRITLRVLGHNTPARALYASEGFAVEGVLPGEFLLDGAYVDDVFMGRSLNA